The Methanocella arvoryzae MRE50 genome includes a region encoding these proteins:
- a CDS encoding CPBP family intramembrane glutamic endopeptidase codes for MSAEKSRVRPFSLWIYLVIVFALSWPVQIAFVVWGQTELLSYSLSSLAMIMVTVGTYIAGRYVFRDTFADAGWSLGKPVHYVLVIGLGVLLWVVPTLAGLLLGSYSWPAGLLMSQVVLVFLIKFIGVLIPAFGEEFGWRGYLLPRLAQIHSPRKALLIQSVIWWAWHLPAVVGIGFTVAGTGEGITAGVIVTVLAVVLITIVPSVMHAVIFSYVWAKSKSLGVATVYHAIYDSLRESMERTTGFAPITDLWTNVIITAIGLFLLLKADWKTLLPGKSG; via the coding sequence ATGTCAGCTGAAAAATCCAGGGTTAGGCCATTCTCGTTGTGGATCTACCTCGTTATCGTGTTCGCCCTCTCCTGGCCTGTACAGATCGCCTTTGTCGTCTGGGGCCAGACTGAGCTTTTGAGCTACTCTTTAAGTTCCCTGGCCATGATAATGGTGACAGTAGGTACCTACATCGCAGGCCGGTACGTTTTCCGGGACACCTTCGCGGATGCCGGGTGGAGCCTCGGCAAGCCGGTGCACTACGTCCTCGTCATCGGCCTCGGCGTCCTGCTGTGGGTGGTTCCTACGCTGGCCGGGCTGCTCCTCGGGTCCTACAGCTGGCCTGCAGGCCTGCTAATGTCCCAGGTAGTCCTCGTCTTCCTGATCAAGTTTATCGGCGTACTCATCCCCGCCTTCGGCGAGGAGTTCGGGTGGCGAGGCTACCTGCTGCCCAGGCTGGCGCAGATTCACTCTCCCCGGAAAGCCCTGCTGATTCAGTCCGTGATCTGGTGGGCCTGGCACCTTCCGGCTGTCGTGGGAATCGGCTTCACGGTGGCCGGAACTGGCGAGGGAATCACCGCGGGCGTGATCGTAACCGTTCTCGCTGTAGTGCTCATCACCATCGTCCCGAGCGTCATGCACGCGGTCATTTTCTCCTACGTGTGGGCTAAGAGCAAAAGTCTGGGCGTCGCGACCGTCTACCACGCGATATATGATTCGCTGAGGGAATCGATGGAGCGCACTACCGGGTTTGCGCCCATCACCGACCTGTGGACTAACGTGATCATAACCGCCATCGGCCTGTTCCTCCTGCTGAAGGCAGACTGGAAGACGCTGTTGCCCGGGAAGAGCGGATAA
- a CDS encoding heavy-metal-associated domain-containing protein produces the protein MADKKVTLQIDGMHCGHCAAAVTDSLKKVKGVKDAETVYTTGKSRVLIDPEMAKVDDLVKAVEDAGYTVKSVKE, from the coding sequence ATGGCAGACAAGAAAGTCACTTTGCAGATCGATGGCATGCATTGCGGCCACTGCGCCGCGGCCGTCACGGACAGCCTGAAGAAAGTGAAGGGCGTGAAGGATGCAGAGACTGTCTACACGACTGGCAAGTCCAGAGTCCTGATAGACCCTGAAATGGCGAAAGTGGACGATCTGGTTAAGGCAGTCGAGGATGCTGGATATACTGTAAAGAGCGTCAAAGAGTGA
- a CDS encoding amylo-alpha-1,6-glucosidase encodes MSNVSQVHRSHTQARDILGALVIREKNLTLVTKHNGDIPQEENYGYGLYFNDCRFLSTYMLLINGQTPTEILSSDEKGYASVTMLTNPAITDCNGKHVEKNTISLRRDRFIADAIHESLTMASYNDFPVDVEIRMIFDSDFDDMFTVRGITKATEGALKPPSFEDGVLSLTYVGLDGHTRVTRVSPDPKPDYTEGGTCVFNVRLQPDSRAVIRLTISVEDILPGAMPATVSPPVDKLLKGIKASYVETMECCSNVQTSNHIFNKVFLRSLSDLRMLYMIRDDHVYYSAGVPWYDALFGRDSVISSMQVIPYNPGVSRSTLQLLASMQGTEYCDWRDEQPGKILHELRVGEKANTGEIPQTPYYGSVDSTPLFLILLSEYVDWTGDMALFHELGSNVDQALAWMDSHTKNDPDGFLRYSTRSEFGLYNHGWKDSNDSISHSDGSLAQHPIALAEVQGYVYTAKRRIAKLFDRLGRHDEAKRLQKEAANLLWKFNDKFWMQEKQYYAQALDAMGQCDVISSNPAQALWTEIIDRRRADCVVKRLFEPDMYTGWGIRTLSSEEKRYNPLGYHNGTIWPHDNSLIAMGLGLYDKKDELVELFTSMYEAAGFYTSYRLPELFGGYHREESDIPIKYPVACSPQAWSSGAIPYMLTAALGFIPDALNQKLKLVRPRLPKWLESVRINSLHVGNAACKLEFRRVGESTLVNVMEKRGELEVEVVY; translated from the coding sequence GTGTCGAACGTCAGCCAGGTCCACAGGTCGCATACTCAGGCGAGGGATATTTTAGGCGCGCTGGTCATCCGGGAGAAGAACCTTACCCTTGTCACGAAGCACAACGGCGACATCCCCCAGGAGGAGAACTACGGCTACGGCCTGTACTTCAACGACTGCCGGTTTTTGAGCACTTACATGCTGCTGATCAACGGCCAGACGCCGACCGAGATCCTGTCCAGCGACGAGAAGGGGTACGCCTCGGTTACCATGCTTACCAATCCCGCCATCACCGACTGCAACGGCAAGCATGTAGAGAAAAACACGATCAGCCTCCGCAGGGACCGGTTTATCGCGGATGCGATCCATGAGTCGCTCACGATGGCCAGCTACAACGACTTTCCCGTGGACGTCGAGATACGCATGATCTTCGACTCGGACTTCGACGACATGTTCACGGTCCGGGGCATCACCAAAGCCACCGAAGGCGCACTGAAGCCCCCTTCATTCGAGGATGGAGTACTTTCGCTGACTTACGTCGGGCTGGACGGGCACACCCGGGTCACCCGGGTCTCGCCGGACCCGAAACCAGACTATACCGAGGGGGGCACATGCGTCTTCAACGTCCGTCTCCAGCCGGACAGCAGGGCTGTGATTCGCCTGACGATCAGTGTAGAAGACATCCTGCCGGGAGCCATGCCGGCTACTGTATCTCCCCCCGTCGATAAGCTCCTGAAAGGGATCAAAGCCTCTTACGTAGAGACCATGGAATGCTGCAGCAACGTCCAGACAAGCAACCACATTTTCAACAAAGTATTCCTGCGGTCTCTTTCCGATCTGCGCATGCTTTACATGATCCGGGACGACCACGTCTACTATTCCGCAGGCGTTCCATGGTACGACGCCCTGTTCGGCAGGGACTCGGTGATCTCCTCCATGCAGGTAATACCCTATAATCCGGGAGTGTCGAGGAGCACATTGCAGCTGCTTGCCAGCATGCAAGGTACCGAGTACTGCGACTGGCGGGACGAGCAGCCGGGCAAAATCCTGCACGAGCTCCGGGTAGGAGAGAAGGCTAACACCGGGGAGATCCCTCAGACACCCTACTACGGCAGCGTGGACTCCACGCCTCTGTTCCTCATCCTGCTCTCGGAGTACGTCGACTGGACCGGCGACATGGCGCTGTTTCACGAGCTCGGCAGTAACGTAGACCAGGCGCTGGCCTGGATGGACAGCCACACGAAAAACGACCCGGACGGCTTTCTGAGGTACTCGACGCGCTCCGAGTTCGGCCTGTACAACCACGGTTGGAAGGACTCGAACGACAGCATCAGCCACTCCGACGGCAGTCTGGCACAGCACCCCATCGCCCTCGCCGAAGTGCAGGGCTACGTGTACACGGCAAAACGCCGCATCGCAAAGCTGTTCGATCGGCTGGGCAGGCACGACGAAGCGAAGCGGCTCCAGAAAGAGGCGGCCAACCTGCTCTGGAAGTTCAACGACAAATTCTGGATGCAGGAAAAGCAGTACTACGCCCAGGCGCTCGACGCCATGGGCCAGTGCGACGTCATCTCATCGAATCCAGCACAGGCGCTGTGGACCGAGATCATAGACCGCCGCCGGGCCGACTGTGTAGTAAAGAGGCTGTTCGAGCCCGACATGTACACCGGCTGGGGAATACGGACGCTGTCCTCGGAAGAGAAAAGGTACAATCCCCTCGGGTACCACAACGGCACCATCTGGCCCCACGATAACTCCCTCATCGCCATGGGCCTCGGCCTGTACGACAAGAAAGACGAGCTCGTCGAGCTGTTCACCAGCATGTACGAAGCCGCCGGTTTCTACACGAGCTATCGGCTGCCCGAATTATTCGGCGGCTACCACCGGGAAGAATCAGATATCCCGATCAAGTATCCGGTCGCCTGCAGCCCCCAGGCCTGGTCCTCCGGGGCGATACCCTACATGCTCACTGCAGCGCTGGGCTTCATCCCCGACGCCCTGAACCAGAAGCTCAAACTCGTCAGGCCGAGGCTGCCAAAGTGGCTGGAATCGGTGAGGATCAACAGCCTCCACGTTGGCAACGCCGCCTGCAAGCTGGAGTTTCGGAGGGTGGGGGAGAGCACCCTTGTCAACGTGATGGAGAAGCGCGGTGAACTAGAGGTAGAGGTAGTCTATTAA
- a CDS encoding V4R domain-containing protein: protein MQRESVEIYSTKKGMIAIESPIKNKILKQLHDRELTFEQLIDVCGKAKSTMSVHLNDLLDMGMIYKRVDPNDRRKKYFGINTDLLASSRTPVSVHYNAILHTVPAAVGDQYAFLKALFHLVRSGMESYGVDTSPVMKKIGRDVGRMLAPRFKSKTAPELLAEVSKFWEDQGLGKVSIVAGDVPTIVVDDCFDCSSIPNIGMTQCSMDEGILEAIIEEKLKVQCSIEEIECYGTGHHHCKFIIKIF from the coding sequence GTGCAACGGGAAAGTGTTGAGATCTACTCTACTAAGAAGGGCATGATCGCCATAGAGAGCCCTATTAAGAATAAAATCCTCAAGCAGCTCCACGACAGGGAACTGACGTTCGAACAGCTGATCGATGTCTGCGGCAAGGCAAAATCCACCATGTCAGTCCACCTGAACGACTTGCTCGACATGGGAATGATCTACAAGAGAGTGGACCCGAACGACAGGCGGAAGAAGTACTTCGGCATCAACACCGACCTGCTTGCCAGTTCCCGCACCCCGGTCAGCGTGCACTACAACGCGATCCTGCATACAGTACCGGCTGCCGTAGGCGATCAGTACGCGTTCCTCAAGGCGCTGTTCCACCTGGTGCGCAGCGGCATGGAGTCTTATGGCGTGGACACCAGCCCTGTGATGAAGAAGATCGGCAGGGACGTGGGCAGGATGCTCGCCCCCCGCTTCAAGTCTAAGACGGCGCCTGAGCTACTGGCTGAGGTGTCGAAGTTCTGGGAAGATCAGGGGCTGGGCAAAGTGAGCATCGTGGCAGGCGACGTGCCGACTATTGTTGTGGACGACTGCTTCGACTGCAGTTCCATCCCGAACATCGGCATGACCCAGTGCTCCATGGATGAGGGCATCCTCGAGGCCATCATCGAAGAAAAGCTAAAGGTGCAGTGCTCGATCGAGGAGATCGAGTGCTATGGTACCGGGCACCATCACTGCAAGTTCATCATTAAGATTTTTTAA
- a CDS encoding rhomboid family intramembrane serine protease: MADNTCDFCGKHEMLPFSCKYCGGIFCASHRLPEYHNCPGLQAMKANRWVPPAQPHQQRRGTVQPKKRKSRLPKIRLPAQGYYAYILIGLTVLVYILQKLLPVSFTYNYLAFSLSSLFYAPWTIVTQVFAHDWFSLFHIFFNMLALFFFGPLLERQIGSGRFLGLYLGTGILAGLAQVLIFPGAPVLGASGAIMGIMGTLVVLMPNLRIWLFFIPMKLIYAVILFALYDLILLPSGDMIAHGAHLVGLLAGVIFGLMLKKRKGTVQTFWHV; encoded by the coding sequence ATGGCTGACAACACGTGCGATTTTTGCGGGAAGCATGAGATGTTACCCTTTTCATGCAAGTACTGCGGAGGGATTTTTTGCGCCAGCCACCGCCTGCCGGAGTATCACAACTGTCCCGGGCTTCAGGCGATGAAGGCAAACCGCTGGGTGCCGCCTGCGCAGCCCCATCAACAGCGCCGGGGCACGGTCCAGCCCAAAAAACGGAAGTCCCGCCTGCCGAAGATCCGGCTCCCAGCGCAGGGCTACTATGCATACATCCTGATCGGGCTCACCGTGCTTGTGTACATCCTCCAGAAGCTCCTTCCGGTCTCTTTCACGTACAACTACCTCGCGTTCAGCCTGAGCTCGCTCTTCTACGCGCCATGGACGATCGTTACTCAGGTATTCGCCCACGACTGGTTTTCCTTATTCCACATATTCTTCAACATGCTGGCCCTGTTCTTCTTCGGGCCGCTTCTGGAGCGGCAGATCGGCAGCGGCAGGTTCCTGGGACTCTACCTGGGCACCGGCATCCTGGCCGGACTGGCACAGGTGCTCATCTTCCCGGGGGCCCCGGTCTTAGGAGCCAGCGGCGCTATCATGGGCATCATGGGTACTTTAGTCGTCCTGATGCCCAACCTGAGGATATGGCTCTTCTTCATTCCGATGAAGCTGATCTACGCAGTGATCCTCTTCGCCCTCTACGACCTGATCCTGCTACCCAGCGGGGACATGATCGCCCACGGCGCTCACCTGGTCGGACTACTCGCCGGCGTCATCTTCGGCCTCATGCTGAAGAAGCGCAAGGGGACAGTGCAGACGTTCTGGCATGTTTAG
- a CDS encoding ferredoxin domain-containing protein, producing the protein MITKGEEMEQRGVEQVAALMCTAARTAPKGRGIDNLTTLVVTGSDLQKLSAEMRRISEECEAPFFARDAANVDASRAVVLLGQRLAPFNLPACGYCGFKDCKEAVAANAACAISAGDLGIASLSAAAVAARHHVDNRIMFTVGRAALNLGLFGDDRITMAYGIPLSVSGKSPYFDRK; encoded by the coding sequence ATGATAACTAAGGGTGAGGAGATGGAGCAGAGGGGAGTCGAGCAGGTCGCCGCTCTCATGTGTACCGCTGCGAGGACAGCCCCTAAAGGCAGGGGGATCGACAACCTGACCACACTGGTGGTCACGGGCAGCGATCTCCAGAAACTGTCCGCGGAGATGCGCAGGATAAGCGAGGAGTGCGAAGCGCCGTTCTTCGCCCGGGACGCGGCCAACGTAGATGCCTCCCGCGCAGTCGTGCTGCTCGGCCAGAGGCTGGCGCCGTTCAACCTGCCGGCCTGCGGGTACTGCGGCTTTAAGGACTGCAAGGAAGCCGTGGCGGCTAATGCAGCCTGCGCCATCAGCGCCGGCGACCTCGGCATCGCCTCCCTCTCGGCAGCAGCAGTGGCCGCCCGGCATCACGTTGACAACCGGATCATGTTCACCGTCGGCAGGGCCGCCCTGAACCTGGGCCTGTTCGGCGACGACAGGATCACCATGGCCTACGGTATTCCGCTGAGCGTGTCGGGTAAGAGCCCGTACTTCGACCGGAAGTAG
- a CDS encoding alpha/beta fold hydrolase, producing MTKRKSDKTTIDTSHTGKLPPFLEAIWRDNRIGWAIAIGTAIVFGALVALIMPRGPTTATLALLGMSGGLAAGLIAGIATRSRWAMLLAPVAHMITMEITWLGVPGVTVDAIRLDNMYGILALIFGRGFYALMVLLPMVLGASLGAWFARRLSGRSTPAESKLKTIARWTPTVIVTLVLIGLAVLVVLPPGTPPILGADGKPLPGSIAELQTVKINGDDQAILIRGHSVDNPVLLYLSGGPGQSDMAFCRVLYTDLEKDFVVVSWDQRGNGKSYSALDPVSEFTFNQSVSDTIELTNYLRERFGEDRIYLMGESYGSLLGVQAVKQRPDLYYAYIGSGQMVSPKETDRRLWQDMQDYANRTGNEQLGATMRAYGQPPYQDIFGYMTVMSYYDALAGPYTPPAEYMQKGQGANIGPYGVFASEYSFVERVNVVRGLFDVFSIMYPQLQEIDYRQDTTKLDVPVYILDAGHELTSRRNLATEWYNMLEAPHKEMITFENAGHSVAFEEEYNLSRIMRESIVPATYTKK from the coding sequence ATGACAAAAAGAAAAAGTGATAAAACAACTATCGATACTTCTCATACTGGTAAACTGCCCCCTTTCCTCGAAGCAATCTGGCGGGACAACCGGATAGGCTGGGCGATCGCAATAGGTACGGCGATTGTATTCGGCGCACTCGTCGCCCTGATTATGCCCCGGGGGCCGACGACTGCGACTCTGGCCCTGCTCGGCATGTCCGGCGGCCTGGCCGCCGGCCTGATCGCCGGCATTGCGACACGGTCGAGGTGGGCGATGCTCCTGGCGCCGGTCGCGCACATGATCACGATGGAGATCACGTGGCTCGGCGTCCCGGGCGTCACAGTAGATGCGATCAGGCTGGACAATATGTACGGTATCCTCGCGCTCATCTTCGGCAGGGGCTTCTACGCCCTGATGGTTTTGCTGCCGATGGTCCTCGGTGCCAGCCTCGGAGCCTGGTTTGCCAGACGCCTGTCCGGCCGTTCCACCCCTGCGGAAAGCAAGCTTAAGACGATTGCCCGGTGGACACCGACAGTGATCGTAACCCTCGTGCTCATCGGGCTTGCAGTCCTGGTTGTCCTTCCCCCGGGCACCCCGCCGATTCTCGGAGCGGACGGGAAGCCCCTGCCCGGCAGCATCGCCGAGCTACAGACGGTCAAGATCAACGGCGACGACCAGGCGATCCTGATCCGCGGGCATAGCGTCGACAACCCGGTGCTCCTGTACCTCAGCGGCGGCCCCGGCCAGAGCGACATGGCCTTTTGCAGAGTGCTCTATACGGACCTGGAAAAAGACTTCGTAGTCGTGTCCTGGGACCAGCGGGGGAACGGCAAATCCTACTCTGCGCTCGACCCTGTGTCTGAGTTTACCTTCAACCAGTCCGTCTCCGATACCATCGAGCTGACCAACTACCTGCGGGAGCGGTTCGGCGAAGACAGGATATACCTGATGGGCGAGTCGTACGGTTCTCTCCTGGGCGTGCAGGCAGTCAAGCAGCGGCCTGACCTGTACTACGCGTACATCGGCAGCGGCCAGATGGTCAGTCCGAAAGAAACAGACCGCCGCCTGTGGCAGGATATGCAGGACTACGCAAACAGGACAGGCAACGAGCAGCTCGGCGCCACCATGCGTGCCTACGGCCAGCCACCTTACCAGGACATCTTCGGGTATATGACCGTCATGAGCTACTACGACGCGCTCGCCGGGCCGTACACGCCCCCTGCAGAGTACATGCAGAAAGGCCAGGGAGCTAATATCGGGCCCTACGGGGTCTTTGCCAGCGAATACAGCTTCGTGGAGAGGGTGAACGTGGTGAGAGGGCTGTTCGACGTATTCTCCATCATGTACCCGCAGCTCCAGGAGATCGACTACCGGCAGGACACTACTAAACTGGACGTGCCCGTATACATCCTGGACGCCGGGCATGAGCTCACCTCTCGCAGAAACCTCGCGACAGAGTGGTACAACATGCTGGAAGCGCCGCACAAGGAAATGATCACGTTCGAGAACGCCGGCCACTCGGTTGCGTTCGAGGAGGAGTACAATCTCTCCCGGATCATGAGAGAGTCGATCGTCCCGGCCACCTACACTAAAAAATAA
- the hcp gene encoding hydroxylamine reductase produces the protein MFCYQCEQTAKGEGCTISGVCGKKPETAALQDLLVYSLIGLSEVAVEARLYGVVGHEYDEFTVKALFTTLTNVNFDDASLAEYINRAVVLREQLKYRLKAAGGRAEFTDAPATFKPAADLNGMIEQGRNVGLKSDVFAADENIRSLQHITLFGIKGVAAYADHAMILGQEDKKVFEFIYDGLAAMRNSKLGLNDWVGLALKCGEINIRAMELLDAGNTGTYGHPTITRVPLGAKKGKAILISGHDLKDLEMLLKQTEGKGINIYTHGEMLPAHAYPELKKYPHFYGHYGTAWQNQINEFAAFPGPIVMTTNCIQKPRDSYLGSIYTMGSVSWPGAVHIKNDNYDQVIKKALEMPGFTEDKPGKEILVGFGRNTVLSVAPAVIDAVKNKQLRHFFLVAGCDGAKPGRSYYTEFVEKVPQDCVVLTLACGKFRFFDKDMGAIGGIPRLLDVGQCNDAYSAVKIAMALADAFKVGVNDLPLSMILSWYEQKAAAILLSLLYLGIKDIRLGPSLPAFITPAVLDVLVKNFNIMPITTPEQDLKAILG, from the coding sequence ATGTTTTGCTATCAGTGCGAACAGACGGCAAAGGGCGAAGGCTGTACCATCTCCGGCGTGTGCGGTAAGAAGCCGGAAACTGCGGCACTTCAGGACCTGCTGGTCTACTCTCTTATCGGGCTGTCCGAAGTAGCGGTCGAAGCCCGATTGTATGGTGTAGTGGGCCACGAGTACGACGAGTTCACCGTGAAGGCGCTCTTCACCACGCTGACCAACGTCAACTTCGACGACGCGAGCCTGGCAGAGTACATCAACCGGGCAGTAGTGCTCCGGGAACAGCTGAAGTACCGGCTCAAGGCAGCGGGCGGCAGGGCGGAGTTTACCGACGCACCGGCGACCTTCAAGCCGGCAGCAGACCTGAACGGCATGATCGAGCAGGGCAGGAATGTCGGGCTGAAGTCTGACGTATTCGCCGCAGACGAGAACATCCGGTCACTGCAGCACATCACCCTGTTCGGCATCAAGGGTGTCGCAGCCTACGCAGACCACGCAATGATCCTGGGCCAGGAAGACAAGAAGGTCTTCGAGTTCATCTACGACGGCCTCGCTGCCATGCGGAACAGCAAGCTCGGCCTCAACGACTGGGTGGGCCTCGCGCTGAAGTGCGGCGAGATCAACATCCGGGCGATGGAGCTGCTGGACGCCGGCAACACCGGCACCTACGGCCACCCGACCATCACCAGGGTCCCGCTCGGCGCAAAGAAGGGCAAGGCAATCCTCATCTCCGGCCACGACTTAAAGGATTTAGAGATGCTCCTGAAGCAGACCGAAGGCAAGGGCATCAACATCTACACGCACGGCGAGATGTTGCCGGCCCACGCTTACCCTGAGCTGAAGAAGTACCCGCACTTCTACGGCCACTACGGTACGGCCTGGCAGAACCAGATCAACGAGTTCGCCGCCTTCCCCGGCCCGATCGTCATGACCACGAACTGCATCCAGAAGCCGAGAGACTCCTACCTTGGCAGCATCTACACGATGGGCTCGGTATCCTGGCCCGGAGCCGTTCACATCAAGAACGACAACTACGACCAGGTCATCAAGAAGGCGCTGGAGATGCCAGGCTTCACCGAGGATAAGCCCGGCAAGGAAATCCTCGTAGGCTTCGGCAGAAACACGGTGCTCAGCGTGGCCCCGGCGGTCATCGACGCCGTTAAGAACAAACAGCTCAGGCACTTCTTCCTGGTGGCAGGCTGCGACGGTGCCAAGCCCGGCAGGAGCTACTACACCGAGTTCGTGGAGAAGGTCCCCCAGGACTGCGTCGTCCTGACGCTGGCCTGCGGCAAGTTCAGGTTCTTCGACAAGGACATGGGCGCGATCGGCGGCATCCCGAGGCTGCTCGACGTAGGCCAGTGCAACGACGCCTACTCCGCAGTCAAGATCGCCATGGCGCTCGCCGACGCTTTCAAGGTCGGAGTCAACGACCTGCCGCTGTCCATGATCCTGTCGTGGTACGAGCAGAAGGCTGCAGCCATCCTGCTCTCGCTGCTGTACCTGGGCATAAAGGACATCCGGCTGGGACCGAGTTTGCCGGCGTTCATCACCCCGGCGGTGCTCGATGTTTTAGTGAAGAACTTCAACATCATGCCGATCACCACGCCGGAACAGGACCTCAAGGCGATCCTGGGCTAA
- a CDS encoding Na/Pi cotransporter family protein: protein MGYLELFAIIPGLILFLYGIEHFSGEILKVAGERFRSLLGKLTSTPLRGALLGAGVTAIVQSSTATTVIVIGLVNAGTISFEQSLGVIIGANVGATITAQLVAFKLTVFAPVFILIGFLLSIAGRNYKFLGRPIFYFGLVFYSLTLISSAVEPLKSDPGLLALLSSFNDPVIALAAGILFTVLLQSSSVTIGLAVILAGSGLISLDQAIPLMLGANIGTTATGLIVSYGMSLHSKRAAVAHLLCSLLGVAIFIPFLGQFTALVLATSGDAGMQVANAHLIFNVIRAAIFLAAIRPFKALVEWLVPGNEPEILFRTEHLPDRVPDDTVEAFDLIVKELKHSTDLIITLFDESMRTLETPKSGDIQKIEKLESLSDYLDERIERAILEISQRDMGAKEAGQTVLLVRISSAIENLGDAGEDVGSLAKSIDEKGLTLSPESREELMTVYRTLRANLEIIRDSLPAITPAAAEQMKQNDAAMREQINASYRKHMHRLYTQKAYAGTMIVEVLSVLEASNLRAREIRKLIEANGTRLNSAGNGNILPATAVIMPERVNRQQDN, encoded by the coding sequence ATGGGCTATCTTGAGCTGTTCGCAATCATCCCCGGACTGATATTGTTTCTGTACGGGATCGAGCACTTCAGCGGGGAAATCTTAAAGGTAGCGGGGGAAAGGTTCCGTTCGCTGCTGGGTAAGCTGACGAGCACCCCGCTGCGAGGGGCCTTGCTGGGTGCCGGAGTGACTGCGATCGTGCAGTCCAGCACGGCGACCACTGTGATAGTCATAGGCCTGGTCAACGCGGGCACCATCTCCTTCGAGCAGAGCCTCGGAGTCATCATAGGGGCTAACGTCGGCGCCACCATCACGGCTCAGCTGGTAGCCTTCAAGCTCACGGTGTTCGCGCCGGTGTTCATCCTCATCGGCTTTTTGCTGAGCATCGCGGGCAGAAACTACAAGTTTCTCGGCAGGCCGATCTTTTACTTCGGGCTGGTCTTCTACAGCCTGACGCTGATCTCCTCTGCGGTCGAGCCTCTGAAATCCGATCCGGGCCTCCTGGCGCTCCTATCGAGCTTTAATGACCCGGTGATCGCGCTTGCCGCCGGCATCCTCTTCACCGTGCTGCTGCAGTCTAGCTCGGTGACCATCGGCCTGGCTGTGATCCTGGCTGGCAGCGGGCTGATCAGCCTCGATCAGGCGATACCTCTGATGCTTGGTGCCAACATCGGCACGACCGCCACAGGTCTCATAGTATCCTACGGCATGAGCCTCCACTCAAAAAGGGCCGCAGTAGCGCATCTTCTTTGCAGCCTTCTGGGCGTGGCCATTTTCATCCCGTTCCTGGGGCAGTTTACCGCTCTGGTTTTGGCTACTTCGGGAGACGCGGGCATGCAGGTGGCGAACGCCCACCTGATCTTCAACGTCATCCGCGCCGCCATTTTCCTCGCGGCCATCCGTCCGTTCAAGGCGCTCGTCGAGTGGCTGGTCCCCGGGAATGAACCCGAGATCCTGTTCAGGACCGAGCACCTTCCTGACCGGGTCCCGGATGATACCGTGGAGGCGTTCGACCTGATTGTCAAAGAACTGAAACACTCGACAGACCTTATCATCACCCTGTTCGACGAGTCCATGCGCACTCTGGAGACGCCGAAATCGGGCGATATCCAGAAGATCGAGAAGCTGGAGAGCCTCAGCGACTACCTCGACGAGCGCATCGAGCGGGCTATCCTCGAGATATCCCAGAGAGACATGGGAGCAAAAGAGGCCGGACAGACCGTGCTCCTCGTCAGGATTTCCAGCGCTATCGAGAACCTGGGCGACGCCGGAGAAGACGTGGGCTCTCTGGCAAAGAGCATTGACGAAAAAGGGCTGACACTGTCCCCCGAATCCCGGGAGGAGCTGATGACGGTATACCGGACGCTGAGAGCTAACCTGGAGATCATCAGGGACTCGCTGCCAGCGATCACTCCCGCCGCCGCAGAACAGATGAAACAAAACGATGCAGCCATGCGGGAGCAGATCAACGCCAGCTATCGTAAGCATATGCACCGGCTGTACACCCAGAAAGCCTACGCAGGCACCATGATCGTGGAGGTGCTCTCCGTCCTGGAGGCGTCCAACCTGAGGGCACGGGAGATCCGAAAGCTGATCGAGGCAAACGGCACCCGGCTCAACTCTGCCGGCAATGGCAATATCCTGCCTGCTACAGCGGTCATTATGCCAGAAAGGGTTAACCGTCAGCAGGACAATTAA
- a CDS encoding flavodoxin family protein, translating to MKQTGNNLQEHAPVKTLLVVYSYHHMNTAKVATVLARVLDAQVKMPGQTDPGELANYDFIGFGSGIDSGRHYSELLDFADKLSPVAGKKAFIFSTSAIMGADKVSKDHAALREKLQAKGYVIVDEFACKGFNTNSFLKYIGGMNRGRPNAEDLRRAEEFALNLRQKAGLTGR from the coding sequence ATGAAGCAGACAGGAAACAATCTCCAGGAACACGCACCGGTAAAAACTCTGCTGGTCGTATACTCGTACCACCACATGAACACCGCGAAAGTCGCCACCGTATTAGCCAGAGTGCTCGACGCGCAGGTAAAAATGCCCGGGCAGACGGACCCGGGAGAGCTCGCGAACTATGACTTCATCGGCTTCGGCTCGGGAATAGACAGCGGGAGGCACTACTCGGAACTGCTCGACTTCGCTGATAAGCTGTCACCGGTCGCCGGCAAGAAGGCTTTCATCTTTTCCACGAGCGCCATCATGGGCGCAGACAAGGTGTCCAAAGACCACGCGGCGCTCAGGGAAAAATTGCAGGCGAAGGGATACGTGATCGTCGACGAGTTTGCCTGCAAAGGATTCAACACGAACAGCTTCCTCAAGTACATAGGGGGTATGAACCGGGGGCGGCCCAACGCGGAAGACCTCAGGCGGGCGGAAGAGTTCGCCCTGAACCTGAGGCAGAAAGCGGGACTAACCGGCAGATGA